One Mya arenaria isolate MELC-2E11 chromosome 7, ASM2691426v1 genomic window carries:
- the LOC128241881 gene encoding cardioacceleratory peptide receptor-like → MDLEMCNDLQCENGSVDLNMRYNDTQYDENYTYGYYYIVDQNVEFWQVPQLVVLNVLFLMIVLGNTCVLVAIYMSEKGIKTRMNYLMMHLAVADLTVGLFHLTADIVERWLVVWYGGAALCKIIKFLQVLVVYSSTFMIVALSIDRADAIARPMKFTRKATTVRALVIGAWISSAIFSVPAFLFFDTMPLNGEYYCLMTLQNRWQWQLYITLVALTALIIPALIIVSCYTIIMYAIWETGRGLNALQSAHSSANRSPMPGNNKGIIPQAQIKTVKMTLIIVIMFVLCWCPYFVYNLKDVYSEIVNNSKTYHALTSLIQSLAPLNSAANPIIYGVFGTGICTHLRRLPCCMNLHSWCCGCDCYARRTLLRNSTNNLTNVENTGGDGTSATCLIHRPNFSGIKPGFRRESRLQEKLNRKNILVACTRSNGNKHMPESIELMDSNKSLYQQNTPAKRPFNRRPSGLPLANRKMTHGGIILLESYGKRVQKTDINNDMAETNNLLNEGDEKKVKSQPSNLIQRTLNV, encoded by the exons ATGGATTTAGAAATGTGCAATGACTTACAATGTGAAAATGGATCGGTGGATCTAAACATGAGGTATAATGACACCCAGTATGATGAAAACTATACATATGGATATTATTATATTGTGGaccaaaatgttgaattttGGCAG GTACCACAACTGGTTGTCCTGAATGTTCTCTTTCTGATGATTGTCCTCGGCAACACGTGCGTCCTTGTCGCTATCTACATGTCGGAAAAGGGAATCAAGACAAGAatgaactatttgatgatgCACCTTGCAGTCGCAG atctGACGGTTGGGCTATTTCACTTAACGGCCGATATTGTCGAGCGCTGGCTCGTGGTCTGGTACGGTGGCGCAGCTCTCTGCAAAATTATCAAGTTCCTTCAG GTTCTGGTAGTTTACTCATCAACGTTTATGATTGTTGCCTTAAGTATTGACAGAGCTGACGCTATTGCTCGGCCAATGAAATTCACTAGAAAAG CTACCACAGTGAGAGCTCTCGTGATCGGAGCGTGGATTAGTTCAGCAATATTTTCTGTTCCAGCATTCCTATTCTTTGATACTATGCCTCTGAACGGAGAGTATTATTGTCTGATGACACTGCAGAATAGATGGCAATGGCAG ttatacATTACATTGGTAGCACTGACAGCATTAATCATACCTGCACTGATAATTGTTTCCTGTTACACAATTATCATGTATGCTATCTGGGAAACGGGCCGTGGCTTAAACGCGTTGCAATCTGCGCATTCATCTGCCAACA GATCGCCTATGCCAGGCAATAACAAAGGAATAATTCCCCAAGCCCAGATAAAAACTGTCAAGATGACACTTATTATTGTCATTA TGTTTGTGCTGTGCTGGTGTCCATACTTCGTATATAACTTAAAGGACGTGTATAGTGAAATTGTTAACAATTCCAAAACATACCACGCCTTAACGTCGCTTATACAGAGCTTAGCACCTCTAAACTCTGCAGCAAATCCTATAATTTATGGCGTATTTGGAACTGGAATATGTACACATTTAAG ACGGTTGCCTTGCTGTATGAATCTACACAGCTGGTGTTGTGGTTGTGATTGTTACGCTAGGAGAACACTACTAAGGAATAGCACAAATAATTTAACGAATGTTGAAAACACAGGGGGCGATGGTACGTCTGCCACATGCTTAATACATAGACCAAACTTCAGCGGGATCAAACCAGGATTTAGACGAGAATCTAGACTACAAGAAAAGCTCAACAGAAAGAATATCCTTGTCGCATGCACTAGGAGCAACGGTAACAAACATATGCCGGAATCGATAGAACTCATGGATAGCAACAAAAGTTTATACCAACAAAACACGCCCGCAAAAAGACCGTTTAACAGACGTCCATCAGGACTTCCGCTGGCAAACAGGAAAATGACACACGGTGGAATTATATTGTTGGAATCTTACGGAAAGAGAGTGCAAAAGACAGACATTAACAATGACATGGCTGAGACgaataatttgttaaatgaaGGTGATGAAAAGAAAGTGAAATCCCAACCCTCCAACTTGATTCAACGCACATTAAATGTATAA